The sequence below is a genomic window from Ipomoea triloba cultivar NCNSP0323 chromosome 2, ASM357664v1.
cccTACTCCCCTTAggaatagtttcgtccccgaaacttccttcctAACACATAAGGTCTCAACACACAGCCAGCCATACAGCCACACATCAAGACATTCAATATACAACAGTTGATCAAGCACAAATAGACAATCAAATCTATATACGCCCGCTCCTCTTAACTGGTCGAATAGGTCATCAATTCTAGGCAATGGGTATTTATTCTTAATTGTGACTCGATTCAGTTCCCTGTAATCGATACACAATCTAaaactcccatccttcttcgtCACAAATAACACCGGTGCATCCCAGGGCCATACACTGGGTCTAATAAATCCTTTTCTCCCCAGTTCTCCTAGTTGAACTTTCAACTCCTCTATTTCTTTGGGCGCCATTCTATAAAGTGCTTTGGAAATAGGTGATGTTCCCGGCATCAGGtcaatggtgaattccacttctctTTCAGGGGGCATTCCCGCAAGATCATCGGGAAACACGTCCGGAAATTCACACACAACTGGGATCCGACTGATCTCCAGTTTTTCTACTTCCATATCCTGCACCAGACAGAGGTACACTCCATACCCCTTTTGTGCGTATTTTCTCAGCCTACGCATTGTCATCAGTTTTGGTTCGGGCTCCTTCTCGATTCCTCGATATGaaacccttttccctttcggTCCTCTTAACagaattttcttttcattacaAGCTATCCTAGCTTTATATTTCGCTAACCAGTCCATTCCCAATACCACATTTATACCTTCCAACTCAAACCGAATAAGATTCCCGGGACAGTTAACTCCCGCTATCTCTATAGAAACGTTCTCATATATGTTCTTACAAGCTACTACTAGTCCTGAGGCAGTCATTACGTTAAGGTTTAACCTAGTAGCAGATCTTAACCCCAATTTATCAGCAAACATACAAGAGATGAAAGAATTCGTGTCTCCTGTATCAAATAGAACCAAACCAGGCACAGAGTTTATTAGGAAGGTACCAGCAACGGTGTCGCTTGCTTGAGCCTGGGCGCTATTGACAACGAAAATTCTCCCCTGGCTTCCTGAATTGCTGGCCCCAACTGGCTGTTTTCCTCTATTGTTGGTAATATTGGAAGCAACACTCGACGGTCTCCCCTGGCTTACTTGTGGGACATTATTCCCTCTGCCATTTCCACTGCTAAATTGTCGCTGCCTCGGTTCTTCAGTAGACCTTCCCCCTTGATTCAGATTCAGGGGTGGATTCAGATAGCGCCGTGGTTGAATA
It includes:
- the LOC116010895 gene encoding uncharacterized protein LOC116010895, with protein sequence MDRMVQMMERMAEFMMAQQAPDQNQVQPRVDYAKAIASRHPPTYAGEEDLVVLEEWIRTFDKLLDAVNYPADQRISSAVYYLTKAADNWWTTTGPDLLQDPDFDWEDFKTALRAQFYTERIRGIKCEEFLRLRQKGASIQEYYAKYIELLRFAQDIVPDDVSKARRFVRGMDWDNRRALAPFMCSTLKEEVYGRNKRKAEAQQGKSKLEGKKPNFGEASSRQGERKGEVIQVRGYPCPRCGRIHPGENCRGEKLTCFLCGRVGHTQRNCPIQPRRYLNPPLNLNQGGRSTEEPRQRQFSSGNGRGNNVPQVSQGRPSSVASNITNNRGKQPVGASNSGSQGRIFVVNSAQAQASDTVAGTFLINSVPGLVLFDTGDTNSFISCMFADKLGLRSATRLNLNVMTASGLVVACKNIYENVSIEIAGVNCPGNLIRFELEGINVVLGMDWLAKYKARIACNEKKILLRGPKGKRVSYRGIEKEPEPKLMTMRRLRKYAQKGYGVYLCLVQDMEVEKLEISRIPVVCEFPDVFPDDLAGMPPEREVEFTIDLMPGTSPISKALYRMAPKEIEELKVQLGELGRKGFIRPSVWPWDAPVLFVTKKDGSFRLCIDYRELNRVTIKNKYPLPRIDDLFDQLRGAGVYRFDCLFVLDQLLYIECLDVWLYGWLCVETLCVRKEVSGTKLFLRGVGCNTPKF